A stretch of the Glycine soja cultivar W05 chromosome 13, ASM419377v2, whole genome shotgun sequence genome encodes the following:
- the LOC114382415 gene encoding transcription factor bHLH3-like, translating into MMGEKFCVNEEDKGVLESVLGAEAVAFFISALSNNVFSGVVAPSASTDPGLRQRLCQLVEGSKWNYAVFWQVAVLKSGGSALVWGDGHCSDPKGERNGVGKEDEQEVRKNVLQKLDACFGGSVSKEANYARLDRVSDLLMFYLSSMCYIFGFDSPCGPGSSFKSGKLIWASDAAGCLNQLESRSFMGKLAGLQTVVFVPLKSGVVELGSLEMVPEEHGVVEMVRTAFGESSPGQAKVFPKIFGHELSLGDTKSQSITISFSPKVEDDPGFTSDSYEVQALGVNHAYGNSSNGTLGVSNEGKMFPQLNQMMAGNFNAQGSGVPCLDLGNEDSSSIHADERKPRKRGRKPANGREEPLNHVEAERQRREKLNQRFYALRAVVPNISKMDKASLLGDAITFITDLQMKIKVLEAEKNMIHNQDQKLSLPDMDFQEREDETVVTVRCPLDIHPVSNVVKTFKEHQIVAQDSSVSTTDDKIIHTFSIRTEGGETAAIQLKEKLEASLSKNR; encoded by the coding sequence ATGATGGGTGAGAAGTTTTGTGTGAACGAGGAAGACAAGGGTGTGTTGGAGTCTGTGCTGGGTGCAGAGGCTGTTGCGTTCTTTATTTCCGCACTTTCCAATAATGTCTTTTCCGGTGTGGTTGCGCCATCGGCCAGTACTGACCCGGGTCTCCGACAGCGGTTGTGCCAGCTTGTTGAGGGTTCCAAGTGGAATTATGCTGTGTTTTGGCAGGTTGCTGTCTTGAAATCTGGTGGTTCTGCCTTGGTTTGGGGTGATGGGCATTGCAGTGATCCCAAAGGGGAGAGGAATGGAGTTGGGAAGGAGGATGAGCAGGAGGTGAGAAAGAATGTGCTGCAGAAGCTTGATGCCTGCTTTGGTGGGTCTGTGTCGAAAGAGGCTAATTATGCGAGATTGGACAGGGTTTCGGATTTGCTCATGTTTTACTTATCCTCAATGTGTTATATATTTGGTTTTGATTCGCCATGTGGCCCTGGCAGTTCGTTCAAGTCTGGTAAATTGATTTGGGCTTCCGATGCTGCTGGTTGTTTAAACCAATTAGAATCTAGATCGTTTATGGGGAAATTGGCTGGTCTTCAAACTGTTGTGTTTGTTCCTCTGAAGTCCGGGGTGGTGGAGCTTGGTTCGCTCGAAATGGTGCCTGAAGAGCACGGTGTTGTGGAGATGGTCAGGACAGCATTTGGGGAATCCAGTCCCGGACAGGCAAAGGTGTTTCCGAAGATTTTTGGGCATGAGTTAAGCCTAGGGGACACAAAATCTCAGTCTATAACTATTAGTTTCTCCCCGAAGGTGGAAGATGATCCTGGTTTTACTTCGGACTCCTATGAGGTTCAAGCACTAGGGGTGAACCATGCTTATGGAAATTCTTCCAATGGGACTTTAGGTGTCAGTAATGAAGGTAAAATGTTCCCTCAACTGAATCAAATGATGGCTGGGAATTTTAATGCTCAAGGAAGCGGGGTTCCTTGTCTAGATCTCGGTAATGAAGACTCATCCTCCATTCATGCAGATGAGCGGAAGCCCAGAAAAAGAGGTAGAAAGCCGGCAAATGGGAGAGAGGAACCGCTGAATCATGTTGAAGCTGAGAGACAAAGACGTGAGAAGCTTAACCAAAGGTTTTATGCCTTGAGAGCTGTTGTCCCTAACATATCTAAAATGGACAAGGCATCTTTGCTTGGTGATGCCATTACCTTTATCACTGATCTCCAGATGAAGATCAAGGTGTTGGAAGCTGAGAAGAACATGATCCACAATCAGGACCAAAAATTGTCATTGCCAGATATGGATTTTCAGGAAAGAGAGGATGAGACAGTTGTGACAGTGAGATGCCCCTTAGATATTCACCCTGTTTCTAATGTTGTTAAAACGTTCAAGGAGCATCAAATTGTGGCTCAAGACTCCAGTGTTTCGACTACAGATGATAAAATTATTCACACATTCTCCATAAGAACTGAGGGAGGGGAGACTGCTGCTATACAGttgaaagaaaagctggaagcaTCCCTATCCAAAAATCGATAG